DNA from Mucilaginibacter mallensis:
TCGGGTCTGTACGGTATCAACAAAACGCCTATGGAAATGCTGGCAAAAGTGGCATTGACCGATAAGGCTAAAGCCAAGTACAAAGAACTTTCCGGCGGACAAAAACAACGTTTTTCTATCGCTACTACTTTAATAAACGACCCGCGTATTATATTTTTGGATGAACCTACCACAGGGCTCGATCCGCAGGCAAGGCGTAATTTATGGGACCTGATTCGCGAGATCCGCGACAGCGGGACTACCGTGGTTATTACTACCCATTACATGGATGAAGCCGAAATATTATGCGACCGCGTGGCTTTTGTTGATGGTGGCCGTATTATAGATATCGATACCCCCGATAATTTTATCGACAAGCTGGTAGCATCGGGCTTTGAACGTAAAAAAGAAGTAAAGCTAGCCAACCTGGAAGATGTTTTTATTAACCTGACAGGCAAGGAGTGGAGGGAAGGGTAAGCACAGCCCCCCGACCCCCTGAAGGGGGAGTGAGTTTGCAGTTGCCAATGAGCAGTTGCAGTCAATTATGACCCATGACAAATGACTGAAAAGGTCTGCAGTTGATACCAATGAACTAATGAACTAATGAACCAAAATAATAATTATAGTAATACAAAAGCAACCCTGGCCATTGCCAAAGCCAGTTTCAGATCAATTGTGCGCAGCCCGTCGTCGGTGGTGTTTACGCTGTTATTCCCGCTGATATTTATATTGGTGTTCGGCTTTATTGGCGGCAGCGCCGTTAGTGTTGATGTGGGTGTGGTAAAGGGTAGCGATACACAGAACCCGGTTTACCAGGCACTTGCAAAATCAAGCGTGATACACCTGATCAACGACCAACCTATCGACCAGATGAATAGCGACCTGGCTAAAGGGCATATTGATGCTATTATAAATATCAAAAAAAACCATGATGGCTGGACGATATACCCGCCATTATCGGTTGCAAAATCTAAGCCTGCATTTACTGTTGATGTGCAATACACCAAAGCCTCGGCAGAAAAGGACAACATCCTGAAATCGGTATTAAGCACTATCTTTTTCCGGATGAACCAATTAACCAGTAATGAACCACCTGCAATTGCTGAACTAAAGGAAACAACCGTATCCGGCCGCGAATACAAAACCATCGACTTTATC
Protein-coding regions in this window:
- a CDS encoding ABC transporter ATP-binding protein produces the protein MAKQPIITVNNLVKNYGDFNAVKDISFEVYEGEIFGLLGPNGAGKTTTLEIIETLRDKTSGQIIVDGFDVDKDPDNIKKRIGVQLQAAGYYPNLNLSELIELFSGLYGINKTPMEMLAKVALTDKAKAKYKELSGGQKQRFSIATTLINDPRIIFLDEPTTGLDPQARRNLWDLIREIRDSGTTVVITTHYMDEAEILCDRVAFVDGGRIIDIDTPDNFIDKLVASGFERKKEVKLANLEDVFINLTGKEWREG